The following coding sequences are from one Gossypium raimondii isolate GPD5lz chromosome 4, ASM2569854v1, whole genome shotgun sequence window:
- the LOC105780312 gene encoding uncharacterized protein LOC105780312, with product MSGDWGPVVVAVVLFVLCSPGLLFQLPGNKRAVEFANFQTSPISIFVHTIIFFGLVTIFVIAIGIHIYSG from the coding sequence ATGTCGGGAGATTGGGGGCCAGTAGTGGTGGCAGTGGTGCTGTTTGTGTTGTGTTCACCAGGGTTGCTGTTTCAGCTGCCTGGAAACAAAAGAGCAGTGGAATTTGCTAACTTCCAGACGAGTCCAATCTCCATTTTTGTTCATACCATCATATTCTTTGGGCTAGTCACTATCTTTGTGATTGCTATTGGCATTCACATTTATTCAGGGTAG